From Rutidosis leptorrhynchoides isolate AG116_Rl617_1_P2 chromosome 3, CSIRO_AGI_Rlap_v1, whole genome shotgun sequence, a single genomic window includes:
- the LOC139896905 gene encoding 3-ketoacyl-CoA synthase 5-like: MFKSLKQTYHYFIDHVPKLLLLTLTFAILAQIYKQSPYHPLNHLNLFHKLIFTFITISILTFFYLNKPRTIYLVDFACFKPPSILRVPYATAAEHGRIILASQPKSIAFQVKIFERSGLGEETCLPYPLHYLPPKPNFMDARDESELVIFSAMDNLLQQTGINPKDIDILIVNCSLFAPTPSISAMVVNKFKMRSNIKSYNLSGMGCSAGLISIDFAKNLLQVHPESYAVVISTEIITPNSYLGKERSMLLPNCLFRMGGAAILLTNKRSQRNHAKYSLLHVVRTHKGSDEKSYRCVQQEEDKEGHVGIALNVDLMLIAGNSLKSNISTIGPLVLPFSEQVLFLFNLLGRKVLKLDMKPYIPDFKKAFDHFCIHAGGRAVIDELQKNLRLSHEHVEASRMTLHRFGNTSSSSLWYEIGYMEAKGRMKKGDRVWQIGFGSGFKCNSAVWQCNKDIEVTKHGAWADCIHRYPVREDDVVKLF, encoded by the coding sequence ATGTTCAAGTCACTTAAACAAACCTATCACTATTTCATTGATCATGTCCCTAAACTTCTCTTACTAACCTTAACCTTTGCTATCTTAGCTCAAATATACAAACAATCTCCATACCACCCTCTTAACCATCTTAATTTATTCCACAAACTCATTTTCACATTCATAACCATCTCCATTCTCACTTTCTTCTACTTGAACAAACCTCGAACCATTTACTTAGTCGATTTCGCTTGTTTCAAACCACCTTCCATTCTTCGTGTACCATATGCAACGGCGGCTGAACATGGTAGAATAATTTTAGCCTCACAACCTAAAAGCATTGCATTTCAAGTCAAAATCTTTGAAAGATCTGGTTTAGGTGAAGAAACATGTTTACCATATCCATTGCATTATTTACCACCAAAACCTAATTTTATGGATGCTAGAGATGAGTCCGAGTTAGTCATTTTCTCAGCCATGGATAATTTGTTGCAACAAACCGGGATTAACCCGAAAGATATCGATATTTTAATCGTTAATTGTAGTCTTTTTGCACCAACTCCTTCTATCTCAGCCATGGTGGTTAATAAGTTTAAAATGAGAAGTAATATCAAGAGTTATAACCTTTCCGGAATGGGGTGTAGTGCTGGATTAATATCTATAGATTTTGCTAAAAATCTACTTCAAGTTCACCCTGAATCATATGCAGTTGTGATTAGTACAGAAATTATAACTCCAAATTCTTACTTGGGAAAAGAAAGATCGATGCTCCTCCCAAACTGTCTGTTCAGAATGGGAGGAGCAGCGATTCTTTTGACCAATAAAAGGTCACAACGTAACCATGCAAAGTATAGTCTTTTGCATGTGGTCCGGACCCACAAAGGATCCGATGAAAAATCGTATCGTTGTGTCCAACAAGAAGAAGACAAAGAAGGTCATGTTggaatagcattaaatgtagatcttATGTTAATTGCGGGCAACTCATTGAAGTCGAACATTAGCACAATTGGACCGTTGGTTCTTCCATTTTCCGAACAAGTCTTGTTTCTTTTCAATCTTTTAGGGAGAAAGGTTTTAAAGCTTGATATGAAACCTTACATTCCGGACTTTAAAAAGGCGTTCGATCATTTTTGTATTCATGCAGGAGGACGTGCGGTTATTGATGAGCTTCAAAAGAATTTGAGGTTGTCGCATGAACACGTGGAAGCATCCAGGATGACGTTGCATCGGTTTGGGAACACGTCATCATCTTCATTGTGGTATGAGATTGGTTATATGGAAGCAAAAGGGAGAATGAAAAAAGGAGATAGAGTATGGCAAATAGGGTTTGGGAGTGGGTTTAAATGCAATAGTGCAGTTTGGCAATGTAACAAAGACATTGAAGTTACAAAACATGGTGCATGGGCTGATTGCATTCATAGGTACCCGGTAAGAGAAGACGATGTTGTGAAGCTTTTTTAA
- the LOC139900495 gene encoding uncharacterized protein, giving the protein MQIQVWASSNGGMFSSNSLRNQIDDLLLPDTSNSSETLQNNLIPQKIGVFIWSAQRNRLPVRLELDKKGIDLDSVRCSMCDNALESIDHVLQQCSFANDVWCRFFRWWGLSYPIGISLNDLVQGGSFFQNDDVLKKVYQAAVWVCVYKIWQNRNNKIFRQKNCIAAMLIQEVQIKSFEWITIRLKKKSISWLQWLAKPSIYDDHG; this is encoded by the coding sequence ATGCAGATACAGGTTTGGGCTTCTAGTAACGGTGGGATGTTCTCTTCCAATTCTTTGAGGAATCAAATTGATGATCTGTTGTTGCCTGACACTTCAAATTCAAGTGAAACTTTACAAAACAATTTAATTCCTCAAAAGATAGGTGTGTTTATTTGGAGTGCTCAACGAAACAGGCTTCCGGTAAGACTTGAGTTGGATAAGAAAGGTATCGATCTCGACTCCGTTAGATGCTCGATGTGCGACAACGCGTTGGAATCAATAGACCACGTGCTTCAACAGTGTTCATTCGCAAATGATGTGTGGTGTCGATTTTTTCGTTGGTGGGGGCTATCATACCCCATTGGGATAAGTCTAAATGATCTCGTACAAGGTGGATCTTTCTTCCAAAATGACGACGTACTCAAGAAGGTTTACCAAGCAGCGGTTTGGGTATGTGTATACAAGATTTGGCAAAACCGTAACAACAAGATATTTCGTCAGAAAAATTGTATAGCCGCTATGTTAATCCAAGAAGTGCAAATCAAAAGTTTCGAATGGATAACAATTCGTTTGAAGAAGAAATCGATAAGTTGGTTGCAATGGCTCGCTAAACCGAGTATCTACGATGATCACGGTTAA